GCAAGAAAATCTAACACATTGAGTTAAATATAAGAACACTGCTATCCACCAGCAGAAGAAGCATTAGCAAAACCAAATTTGTAATCATAACCACTAAGGGGTAAAAGTCACCTGTCTCATTGTATTCATCTGATTGGGCTGCGAATGTAGCAGGTCCAAGAGAGTGCAGGAACTGCACTGGATTGTGAAACCAGTAGACATCAACATCACTCAGCAGCACGTTGTACCCCATCCTTATAATCTCCAGAACAATGCGCGATTTAACCTTCGTCACCCGCTTAAAACACTGGGTTCCATAGTGGCAGTCATCAAAACTGACGTTCTTTGGCGACGTTGGATCTCTGAAAACCGGCAAACCCTAGAATCAGGGATTGAAAACTTGTGCATAAATTGACAGTTTTGCAAAACGAAAACAACTACAGAAAACAAGAAAAATCAAAATGATAGAATGAAATCAATTCGTCATTACCTGCAAGACGGAGAATTCGTATGTCTCTTGATCTAGAGCACAGACTGCAAAATTGGTGACTCTGAGCTGGCGCAAACGGCACACCCAACTCATAAGCATGTCCCTGTAACTTGCCCCAGCCACACCAAGAACAACAGATCTATTCTCATCGGCTACAAACCGAAGGAGCATTTCTAATGAATATGGAACATCAGAGGCTTCTGAAGAATAGCTTGGCAGATGATCAGACAAGCAATTGTCCTCTTTGTTCCATGGGTTACCACCAACCCCTTCATGGGCATCCTGTTCTCTACCTATGACAAATCTTGAGAATGTAGGCTCTTCAACTTTGCTCAACATGTAATCTTCATAATGCTTTACCACTTCATACAGCATGGGAAAAGCATGATGATGCCCTCCTGGCGGACGACGGCAATACGACCCGTAAACCGAAGCGAGATGGCGGTTGACACCGTGCTCCCATGATCCATCAGCTAATCTACCGCTGCTACTCGAATCAGCGGCGCGCTTTGCGGTGAAATTTTCGGGGTATAGCCCAAGAACTAGACTGCTTGCGTCGAATACGAGTCTCATTTCAGATGACAGAACCCCATGGACCAGCCACCAGCTGTGCGCCCCTCTTCCATACAGAAAAGAAGGCACAACTCCTGCAAGCAATGGACGGCCCGGATTGTTCCACGCGAAAACGAGCCCCCTGTCGCTGCCATCTGCTGCCCACTTGTCAGCTTGAATCTGCTCTAGCTAATGGTAAATTGATCAAATGAATATTTCATTATCAAGTAATAATAGAACAACTTGGAGTTTTCTACGAATCTAAGGTTGCCGTCGATAGAAGGATGGAAGAAAAAGTACCATCGCACCGCGGGCGAGATTGTAGGGGAAGCTGGAAACGTTGCGTGACATTGCAACGAGGAGCCAATCACGGTCAATTTTGCCGAGATCTGTCAGTAATGCGACGGTCTCGGGGAGCAGAACGACTTCGGCGTCGACGAGGACGCAGACGTCGGAGTCGGCGGCGGCTTGCGCTCTTGCGATCGTGGAGTGGAAGAATGGCGTCCCCGTGAACCTGAGAGCAGGAGAGTAGGCGCAGCTCAGTTCGAGCAGGTTGCATGGCGGACTGAACGAACTGTGTGCGAGTTAAATTTGCGAGGGTGCGCGTACGAGGAatcgatggtggcctcgacggtgaCCCGGCGTCCGAGACGTTCGGACAGGGCGTGCGCCGACGGGTGGGAGCCGAGGAGCACGACGGTGGCGTCCCACGGGAGCGCCAGCCACGACCGCACCGCCAGTTCCTGCCGCGCGGGCGAGCCGTCGGGCGGGCCGAGCGGGGCCGAGAAGATCGTGACCCTCGGCGCGGCGGTCCGGAGGTCGCCttcctcgcgatggtggtggccgGCGCTTGCTGTGATGGAGGCGCGGTGGAGCACGGCCGCCGCGAGGACGACGAAGGCGAGGGCGAGGAGGAGAACGACGAGGCATCCCGCGCGGCGCGGGGAGGGAGTAAGGCCGTGGACGCCGCGGCGCGgaagaggaggacggcggtggccgTGCGAAGGGAGAAGCATCTGGGCGCGCGCGGGCGAGTGGCGGTGCCGGAGAACTCAGGCATTGGCAGCGTGGGTGGGGTCGACCAGTCAATGGGGGGCGGGGAGCGAGACTGGCTTCAACGGGAAGCAAAGGTGCCGCGAAAACTGCAAACGACTAGCAGGTGGGGCCAGGCCAGTCTCTCGGTGGGTTCGCCTATCAGTGAGCTTAGTGTTTCTCCTATTATTATTCAAAAGAAATCCTTGATAGACCAAATTACAACCAGAAAATAAACTGAAATATAGTAAAAGAGTCTTCATTCTCATTGACGATCCTTCTAAAAACATATACCATTCTGCTCGAACTTTTGCCGCTCCAATCGAGTGGAAGAAACTCGCCCttaggcaaaatttcgtgttttgacccgtTTGTGGTACAAAATCGGGATCTGATccatgtttgaatttttttcgacatttgaccctttttcctacCGCCACGGGGCCCGGCGGTAGGATTACCTAGGCTACCGCCAGAAACTGCGGTGGTAGgaaacttatccacgtcagcagtgCTAACGGCCTCCGTCCCCCCTCCGTCCCACCCTACTCCAACCCTACCGCCGCCGGTCATGGCGGTAGCCCGTCCGATCCTACTGCCggggtccctggcggtagggtgcgggCAGTTATAAGCCGCGGGCCGCCCCACCCCTCCCCTTCTCCCCCCAACCACCCGCCCCAAGAACAGAGGAGTTCTTCCTCTCGCCCCTCTCTCTTCTCCTCCACTCCCCCTCTGATCTTCGTCGTTTCTTCAccgtttttgcggatcgagatggccccgaagaaaGAAAAGTAAGCTCCTTCGACCCCTCCAATTAGTTTTAGTCAAATAGCTTCCGATTCGTCGCATTATTTGATTCAAATCACCCCCCTTCTTGAACTAGATTTAAATATTTTGAACCCTAGGATTGATTTAGGTTGATTATAGATGTTATATTGTGTTAGATATGAACTCTAGTCACTATTTGGTATGGttatgtgaagatgaaccctagttcatattatTTTTGGAGGATTTTTTTATATGATACATGTTGGAGGAATTTATTGTGatatgatgatgcatgttgatatgctaTGATGCAAGTAGTGGATATAGTTGGAGAGCAAATGTTGAACCCTCAAGATGAACCTAGTTCATattttttgtgttaaaaaaatttaTGAATATTGGAGATATTTGTTTTGATATAGGATGCATGTGGATCTAATatgatgcaagtagtggattttGTTGGAGTAAACATGGTTAATCcctcaagatgaaccctagtttagggtttttgtttttgaaaa
This DNA window, taken from Triticum aestivum cultivar Chinese Spring chromosome 1D, IWGSC CS RefSeq v2.1, whole genome shotgun sequence, encodes the following:
- the LOC123160043 gene encoding beta-arabinofuranosyltransferase RAY1-like, translated to MLLPSHGHRRPPLPRRGVHGLTPSPRRAGCLVVLLLALAFVVLAAAVLHRASITASAGHHHREEGDLRTAAPRVTIFSAPLGPPDGSPARQELAVRSWLALPWDATVVLLGSHPSAHALSERLGRRVTVEATIDSSFTGTPFFHSTIARAQAAADSDVCVLVDAEVVLLPETVALLTDLGKIDRDWLLVAMSRNVSSFPYNLARGAMLEQIQADKWAADGSDRGLVFAWNNPGRPLLAGVVPSFLYGRGAHSWWLVHGVLSSEMRLVFDASSLVLGLYPENFTAKRAADSSSSGRLADGSWEHGVNRHLASVYGSYCRRPPGGHHHAFPMLYEVVKHYEDYMLSKVEEPTFSRFVIGREQDAHEGVGGNPWNKEDNCLSDHLPSYSSEASDVPYSLEMLLRFVADENRSVVLGVAGASYRDMLMSWVCRLRQLRVTNFAVCALDQETYEFSVLQGLPVFRDPTSPKNVSFDDCHYGTQCFKRVTKVKSRIVLEIIRMGYNVLLSDVDVYWFHNPVQFLHSLGPATFAAQSDEYNETGPINLPRRLNSGFYYARSDSATITAMEMVVKHAAKSNSSEQPSFYDVLCGKEGVNRLGNDRCLEPSTNLTVVFLDQDLFPNGAYKGLWERHDLRLACRNLGCFIIHNNWVNGRKKKLWRQMASGLWDYDPSSRMCLQSWGEASSSFTAAGQFHASEDTES